CCTGCAGGAACGCGTCGAAGGGTTGCCCGGAGGCGACCTCGACCACGCGGCCGAGGATGTCGGTCGACACGCTGTAGTTCCACCGGTCGCCGGGGCTGGCCAACAGCGGCAGGTCCGCCACCCGCCGCGCGAAGTCGTCGAGGCCTTCCGCCTGCGTAAAGAAACCCGACTGGCCGTAGATCCGGTCCACCGGCGAATCGCCGAAGAACCCGTAGGTCAGGCCCGACGTGTGGGTGAGCAGGTGCTCCACGGTCATCGGCCGGGCCGGCGCCACGCGCTCGCCCGCATCGTTCAGCACGGTCACGTCGGCGAACGCGGGAATGAACTTCGAGACCGGGTCATCCAGCGCGACCGCGCCTTCCTCGACCAGGATCATCACCGCGACGCTGGTGAGCGGCTTCGTCATCGAGTAGATGCGGAAGATGTCGTCCGGCTCGAGGGGATCGCCGGCGGCGACGTCGCGCATGCCGGCGGTCTCCCAGTGGACGACCTGCCCGTGCCGGGCGACCATGGTCATGACGCCGGCCAGCCGTCCGTCGTCGACGTAGGCGTGCATGGCGGGACCGATGCGGGCGAGGCCCTCGGAGGACATCCCGGCGCTCTCGGGAACGGCCGCGGGGAGGCCGGCATCCGCCCGGAGAGCGGTCGCGCCGCCCGGCTCGCCCTGCGGATCGCCGGCGGCGGGCCGGCCGGCGGCGGTCGACGCGGTGAGCACGACGAGCAGGGCGGCGAATTGCGCGGGTCGGGGAATCATGGCGAGCCTCCTCTTGTCGGTCCGGCGACGGCGGCCGGGCACCGCCGTCTCGTCCGATGGTACTCGACCTCGGACGCCGGCCGGCGTCAGCCCCCGCACGGCTTCGTCGCCTGCGCGGGGTGCGACGGCAAGGCACGGGCGCGCCGCGATTTGACAACCGGCGCGCGGTAGCCGACTATCAGAGGGATGTCCGCGCCTCGGCGCGGCGGCATCCGGCGGGTCTGGGCGACGCCGGAGGCCGGGCGGGTTGGGACCCGCCGATGAAGGGTGTGCCCAAGCAAGGAGGTGATCCAGTGGACGACCAAAGTACGGGCTCTGCGGAGGTGGCGTCCTCGTAGGGACCTCCCGCGCTCCAACGGGTGGCGGGACGCCCCAATGATCGGGGTAACCCAACGCCACCATCGCAGAACCATCTTGGGGGGGCTCCGATCCGCATGGGTCGGGGCCCTTTCTTCATGTACGCGCTTCTACGCCCCGCCGCGCCGCCGTGCGTGCCGGGCTCCCCGGCGGCACGCGGGTGGTTGCCGCATCCCGTCTCGCCGGCAGGTGCGCGCCTCTACGCCAGCGTGCGATGATGTAGAGGCTCTTCGCCGCCCCGCATGGCGGCTCGGCGTGACCGGGCGGTGACTTGGAGGTCGACCCATGAAGCGGACGGTGCTCACTCTGAACCTGCTGGTGCTGGCTGCGGCCTTCGCCCTGGCGCGGCCCGCCGCGGCGAACGACAACTGGCCCCACTTCCGGGGTCCGACCCTGAACGCGGCGGTGGCCGACAACCCGGATCTGCCGGAGACGTGGAGCAGCACGGAGAATGTCGAGTGGGTCGCCGACATTCCCGGCCTCGGCTGGTCGAGTCCGGTGGTCTGGGGCGACCGCGTCTTTCTGACAACGGTGACCGCGGTGGGGGATTTCGAGCTGCCGAAGCCCGGGCTCTACGCACCTCGCGGACGACCGGAGCCGGTGCCGCTGGAGCACGACTGGCGCGTCTACTGCCTGGACCTGGAGACCGGGGCCGTCCTGTGGGAGCGCTCGGTGCGGCACGGCCGGCCCGGGTTTCCCCGCCACATGAAGAACACCTACGCGTCGGAGACGCCGACCACGGACGGGGAGCACGTCTACGTCCGCTTCGGCGACCTGGGTCTGTATGCCTTCGACATGGAGGGCAACGAGGTCTGGCAGGTCCTGATTCCCGATCGGCGCACGCGGTCCGAGTGGGGCTCCGCCTCGTCGCCGCTGGTGTACGGCGACAAGGTGATCATCCTCTACGACAACGAGGAGGAATCGTGGCTCGCCGCCCTCGACAAGCGGACCGGGGAGGAGCTGTGGCGCACGGCCCGCGACGAGGTGTCTACCTGGGCGACCCCCTACGTGTGGGAGAACGAGCTGCGCACCGAGATCGTCACCTCCGGCGTCAACCGCATCCGCTCGTACGATCTCGACGGACGGTTGCTGTGGTCGATGGACGGTCGGATGTCCTGGGCGGCCATCGCGACACCGTTCTCCAGCCACGGCCTCGTCTACGTCAACTCCGGCTACTTCCGTGACGAGCACCGCCCGGCCTACGCGATCCGCCCCGGCGCGAGCGGCGACATCACCCTCGCCGAGGGCGAGCGGTCGAACGCGTTCGTCGCGTGGTACCAGCCGCGCGCCGGCAACTACAACACGTCGCCGCTGATCTACGGCGACATCTACTACAGTCTGCTCGACCGCGGGTTCTTCGAGGCCTACGACGCGGTCAGCGGCGAGCCGGTCTACGGGCGCCAGCGGATCCGGGTGGGAGCCAGCTTCACGTCGTCGCCGTGGGCCTACAACGGCAAGATCTTCGCACTGAGCGAGCAGGGCGATACCTACGTGATCCGCGCCGGGCGCGAGTACGAGGTGATCGGCGTCAACAGCCTGGACGAGATGGCGATGGCGTCGCCGGCCGTCGCGGGGGATCGGCTGCTGATCCGCACCAACTCGAAGCTGTACAGCATCCGGAAGTAGTGGATGCCGTTTGCGGATTGCACGATCACCGAGGAGGAACGGTCATGGGGCCCAGCCGGAGAGAGTTCCTGAAGAGTGCCGGCGTCGCGGGCGCGGTGGCGGCGGCCGGCGGGTCGGTCCGACCGGCGGGCGCGGGAGCACAGACGCCATCGGGCCCTGCCGTGCTGCGGTCGATCGAGACCGACGTGCTGGAGATCGGCTACGAGGAGAGCGGCGACCCGGCCGGGTTCCCGATTGTCCTCCTGCACGGGTTCCCGTACGACATCCGATCGTGGGACGGCGTGGTGCCGCCGCTGGCCGAGGCCGGGTACCGCGTGCTCGTGCCCTACCTGCGCGGCTACGGCACGACCCGCTTTCTCGATCCCGACGCCCCGCGGATGGCCGAGCAGGCGGCGATAGCCCAGGACGTCTCGGATTTCGCCGATGCGCTGGGGCTGGAGCAGGTGGCGCTGGCCGGGTTCGACTGGGGCAATCGGGCGGCGTGCATTACTTCCATCCTGCATCCCGAGCGGGTGCGCGCGCAGGTCGCCATCGGCGGCTATTCGGTGCAGGACACCGTGTCCCCGTCGGCTCCGTCCCCGTCGGCGGCGGCCGAGGCCCGCCTCTGGTACCAGTGGTACTTCAACACCGAGCGGGGCAGGGCCGGCCTGGAAGCGAACCGCCACGCGATAGTGCGCTACCTGTGGGAGACCTGGTCGCCGACCTGGGAGTACACCGACGAGGCGTACAACCGCTCGGCCCCGGCCTTCGACAACCCGGATTTCGTCGACATCGTGATCCACTCCTACCGGCACCGCCACGGCTACGCGCCCGGCGAGGAGCGCTTCCTGGACGTCGAGCGACAGCTCGCCGAGCGGCCGCCGATCACCGTGCCGGCCATCGTGCTGCGCGGCAACGACAGCGGCTTCGGCCGGCCGTCGACCGACCCGACGGCCGATCGGGGCCGGTTCGTCAACCTCGTGGCGCGCCGCATCGTCGACGGCGCCGGACACGACCTGGCGCCGCAGCGGCCGGACGCCGTATCGTCGGCGCTGCTCGAGCTGCTCGCCTAGACCGTCGGCGTCGCCGCCTCGCGAAACGCCCGCGTAACCTGGGTCGGGCTATACTCGCCGTTTGTCACGAACCCTTGAAGGAGGATCCACATGAAGCGCGCATCGATTCTTGTTCTCAGTCTGCTGGTCGCGGGTTTCTTCGCCGTCCACTCGCCGGGCGTTTCCGGCCAGGAGGACTTCACGACCCTCTTCGACGGATCCAACCTGGACGCCTTCAATCCCATCGGCGACGCCAACTGGGAGATCGTCGACGGCGTCGTGCAGGCCGACAGCGGCAGCGGCTTCCTGGTGACGAAGGAGTCCTACGCCGACTTCCACCTGACTCTGGATTTCTGGGTGGACGAGCCGGCCAACAGCGGCATCTTCGTCCGGTGCGCCGACGCCATGAGCGTCAACGACCGCAACTCGTACGAGGTCAACATCTACGACACGCGCGCCGACCAGACCTACCGCACCGGCGGCATCGTCCACATCGCGGCGCCGAACAGCGTGGTGATGACTGGCGGACGGTGGAACAGCTACGACATCCGCGTGGAAGGCTCGCGCATCCTGGTGACGCTGAACGGCCTCCCGATGGTCGACGTCGAGGACACGCAGTTCGCCGACGGTCCGATCGCGCTGCAGTACGGGCTCGGCGTCGTGAAGTTCCGCAACGTGCGCGTCCGCGGGCTGTAGGGCATCGCGGATCGACGCGGGGGGAACGCCAGCGGCCGCGTGACGACCGCATGCTTCCCCCCGGGTCGCCTGTCGGGGTTGCGCTCGCCGCTCGCGGAGACGGTCTGCGGCCACGCCGACCACCGGCTGTCGGAGCAGCAAGGGCAGGACGAGCGGAGCCGGCCGCGTCCGGGGAGTGATCTCGCCGGGAACCGACGCCCGGACGCAGAAAGGTGACAACGATGAGCAGCCGGCAGACACGGCATCACATGTACGTCGCGCTCCAGGACGACAACAAGATCTCGATCTTCACGATGCATCCGTCCACCGGCGCCCTGAGCTGGCAGGAGGACGTGGCGATCGAGGGCGGTCCGGCGCCGCTGGCGCTCTCGCCCGACAAGCGCGTGCTCTACGTCGGCCGGCGCGGGAGCCA
Above is a window of Acidobacteriota bacterium DNA encoding:
- a CDS encoding beta-lactamase family protein; the encoded protein is MSSEGLARIGPAMHAYVDDGRLAGVMTMVARHGQVVHWETAGMRDVAAGDPLEPDDIFRIYSMTKPLTSVAVMILVEEGAVALDDPVSKFIPAFADVTVLNDAGERVAPARPMTVEHLLTHTSGLTYGFFGDSPVDRIYGQSGFFTQAEGLDDFARRVADLPLLASPGDRWNYSVSTDILGRVVEVASGQPFDAFLQARIFDPLDMSDTAFVVPADKRDRFTVHYARPDGALQVIDSPVDGQYTQRPRWLSGGGGLASTASDYIRFAQMLLQDGELGGVRILESETVQAMRSNRLPDALVPIQLGTFLSPGYGFGLGFAVVVDADASPEPDNDGVFRWAGAANTFFWIDPAAELIGMVWTQLNPFAAYDLEREFQTLVYEALE
- a CDS encoding PQQ-binding-like beta-propeller repeat protein, with product MLTLNLLVLAAAFALARPAAANDNWPHFRGPTLNAAVADNPDLPETWSSTENVEWVADIPGLGWSSPVVWGDRVFLTTVTAVGDFELPKPGLYAPRGRPEPVPLEHDWRVYCLDLETGAVLWERSVRHGRPGFPRHMKNTYASETPTTDGEHVYVRFGDLGLYAFDMEGNEVWQVLIPDRRTRSEWGSASSPLVYGDKVIILYDNEEESWLAALDKRTGEELWRTARDEVSTWATPYVWENELRTEIVTSGVNRIRSYDLDGRLLWSMDGRMSWAAIATPFSSHGLVYVNSGYFRDEHRPAYAIRPGASGDITLAEGERSNAFVAWYQPRAGNYNTSPLIYGDIYYSLLDRGFFEAYDAVSGEPVYGRQRIRVGASFTSSPWAYNGKIFALSEQGDTYVIRAGREYEVIGVNSLDEMAMASPAVAGDRLLIRTNSKLYSIRK
- a CDS encoding alpha/beta hydrolase, translating into MGPSRREFLKSAGVAGAVAAAGGSVRPAGAGAQTPSGPAVLRSIETDVLEIGYEESGDPAGFPIVLLHGFPYDIRSWDGVVPPLAEAGYRVLVPYLRGYGTTRFLDPDAPRMAEQAAIAQDVSDFADALGLEQVALAGFDWGNRAACITSILHPERVRAQVAIGGYSVQDTVSPSAPSPSAAAEARLWYQWYFNTERGRAGLEANRHAIVRYLWETWSPTWEYTDEAYNRSAPAFDNPDFVDIVIHSYRHRHGYAPGEERFLDVERQLAERPPITVPAIVLRGNDSGFGRPSTDPTADRGRFVNLVARRIVDGAGHDLAPQRPDAVSSALLELLA
- a CDS encoding DUF1080 domain-containing protein, coding for MKRASILVLSLLVAGFFAVHSPGVSGQEDFTTLFDGSNLDAFNPIGDANWEIVDGVVQADSGSGFLVTKESYADFHLTLDFWVDEPANSGIFVRCADAMSVNDRNSYEVNIYDTRADQTYRTGGIVHIAAPNSVVMTGGRWNSYDIRVEGSRILVTLNGLPMVDVEDTQFADGPIALQYGLGVVKFRNVRVRGL